Proteins encoded together in one Telopea speciosissima isolate NSW1024214 ecotype Mountain lineage chromosome 6, Tspe_v1, whole genome shotgun sequence window:
- the LOC122665611 gene encoding exonuclease 3'-5' domain-containing protein 2-like, giving the protein MTGHYEVKVQGIKVKPRVIDTVIALKTGIEDLWSFVGKGTGSKYVVGLDIECTPVESTNKVSILKLATGSFCLIIRLLNLGTIPHFLFNFLRLPDVSFVGVGIKENVALLERDYGLQCRNMVDLRILASSVLDDRRLVGYGLVDLAYHVIPLQVMKKPASVFLSDWNGENLTMEEIEFATIDAYTSYKIGNKLLGGL; this is encoded by the coding sequence ATGACTGGCCACTATGAAGTGAAGGTACAGGGCATCAAGGTGAAGCCCAGAGTGATAGACACAGTAATCGCTTTAAAGACCGGAATAGAAGATCTATGGTCATTCGTCGGTAAAGGCACTGGTTCAAAGTATGTGGTGGGTCTAGATATCGAATGCACACCAGTTGAATCAACAAATAAAGTTTCAATCTTGAAATTGGCAACTGGGTCTTTCTGTCTAATCATAAGGCTTCTGAATTTAGGTACAATCCCTCATTTCCTCTTCAATTTCCTTCGTCTCCCTGATGTTTCATTTGTGGGTGTTGGAATTAAAGAGAATGTTGCTCTGCTTGAGAGAGATTATGGACTTCAATGTAGAAACATGGTTGATTTAAGGATTTtggcttcttcagttcttgatGATAGAAGGCTTGTGGGTtatggtttggttgatttggcTTATCATGTCATACCGCTTCAGGTTATGAAGAAACCTGCGTCAGTGTTTTTGAGTGATTGGAATGGAGAGAACCTTACAATGGAGGAGATTGAGTTTGCAACAATTGATGCTTATACTTCTTATAAGATTGGGAACAAGTTGCTTGGGGGCTTGTGA
- the LOC122664219 gene encoding pentatricopeptide repeat-containing protein At2g35030, mitochondrial-like, whose protein sequence is MGAWVRPSIRLLWNTGKKLFPTAAYTPYRISPVRLAALTSVHTLLLIVPDLKLSWLEHFSRYYHSNYKPSEISSSKRDYSIDQNVARSNFLISKLSREGKIAEVRQIFDRMPIRDVVTWTAVISGYIKCGMVEEARLLFDEADAKKNVVTWTAMLSGYIQSNQMLGAEKLFRQMPHKNVISWNTMISGYAQNGRIDSAFELFQKMPDRNVVSWNTIITAMAQHGRIDEAWQLFDRMQERDVISWTAMVAGLSQNGRIDEARALFDKMPERNVISWNAMITGYAQNLRLDEALDLFERMSERDIPSWNTMITGLIQNGDLRRARKLFNEMQRRNVVSWTTMITGYVQDGQSEEALKVFSAMQADGIKPNQGTFVSILGACSNLAGLGEGRQIHQIISKTVFQNSTLVESALISMYSKCGEMDIARDMFDRSSQRDVVSWNGIIAAYAHHGYGREAIHLFKEMQKYGFKPDDVTYVGVLSACSHSGLVDEGLKYFEELMKDGSIDVREDHYACVVDLCGRAGRLKEAFDFIEHLGTKPSANVWGALLAGCNVHRNVKIGKLAARRLLEVEPDNAGTYMLLSNIYASAGRWKEASRVRLKMKDKGLKKQPGCSWIEVGNRVHVFVVGDKSHSQSKLIHGIFHDLHMKLKKAGYVLNKGSTLDEDFLQ, encoded by the coding sequence ATGGGTGCATGGGTGAGGCCATCAATAAGGCTTCTTTGGAACACAGGAAAGAAGTTGTTTCCCACTGCTGCTTACACACCATATAGAATCAGCCCAGTTAGGTTAGCTGCACTAACATCAGTTCATACTCTTCTTCTCATTGTACCTGATCTCAAATTGTCATGGTTGGAGCATTTCAGTCGGTATTATCATTCAAACTACAAACCTAGTGAAATCTCCTCATCCAAAAGAGATTATTCTATAGATCAGAATGTTGCTCGATCAAATTTTCTCATCTCCAAGCTCAGCAGAGAAGGGAAGATTGCTGAGGTTCGTCAAATATTTGATCGAATGCCTATTCGGGATGTGGTTACATGGACAGCTGTGATCTCTGGGTACATCAAATGTGGAATGGTTGAAGAAGCACGGCTGCTCTTTGACGAAGCAGATGCAAAGAAGAACGTAGTCACATGGACGGCAATGTTGTCTGGTTATATCCAATCGAACCAGATGCTAGGAGCAGAAAAGCTTTTTAGGCAGATGCCTCACAAGAATGTCATCTCTTGGAACACTATGATTTCTGGGTATGCACAGAATGGGCGAATTGATTCTGCTTTTGAGCTATTTCAGAAAATGCCCGACAGAAATGTTGTTTCTTGGAACACAATTATAACAGCCATGGCTCAACATGGAAGAATTGATGAAGCATGGCAACTTTTTGATAGGATGCAAGAAAGAGATGTTATATCTTGGACAGCAATGGTTGCAGGTTTATCACAGAATGGGAGGATTGATGAAGCACGAGCTCTATTTGACAAGATGCCTGAGCGAAATGTTATTTCTTGGAATGCCATGATCACTGGTTATGCGCAAAATTTGAGACTGGATGAAGCTCTTGACTTGTTTGAGAGAATGTCTGAGAGGGACATTCCATCATGGAATACGATGATTACGGGCCTTATTCAGAATGGAGATCTAAGGCGAGCCAGGAAATTGTTCAACGAGATGCAAAGAAGAAATGTTGTCTCTTGGACGACGATGATCACTGGATATGTTCAAGATGGACAGAGCGAGGAGGCTTTAAAGGTTTTCTCAGCAATGCAGGCTGATGGAATCAAGCCTAATCAAGGAACCTTCGTAAGCATATTAGGTGCTTGTAGCAATTTAGCAGGGCTTGGTGAGGGAAGACAAATCCATCAGATAATAAGCAAAACAGTTTTCCAGAATAGTACACTGGTAGAGTCAGCCCTCATAAGTATGTACTCTAAATGTGGGGAGATGGACATTGCAAGAGATATGTTCGATAGATCAAGTCAAAGGGATGTTGTGTCTTGGAATGGAATAATTGCAGCCTATGCACACCATGGCTATGGTAGAGAAGCGATACACTTGTTTAAAGAAATGCAGAAATACGGGTTCAAGCCTGATGATGTCACCTATGTTGGGGTGCTCTCTGCATGCAGCCACTCTGGTTTGGTGGATGAGGGTCTGAAGTATTTTGAGGAATTGATGAAAGACGGATCAATTGATGTAAGAGAAGACCATTACGCTTGCGTGGTTGATCTTTGTGGGCGAGCTGGAAGGCTTAAGGAGGCGTTTGATTTCATAGAGCATTTAGGGACTAAGCCATCAGCTAATGTGTGGGGAGCTCTTCTTGCAGGGTGTAATGTTCACAGGAATGTAAAGATAGGGAAATTAGCTGCAAGGAGGCTTCTAGAGGTGGAGCCAGATAATGCAGGGACATACATGTTGTTATCAAACATATATGCTTCAGCAGGGAGATGGAAAGAGGCTTCTCGagtgaggttgaagatgaaggataaagggttgaagaaacagCCTGGTTGTAGCTGGATTGAAGTGGGGAATAGAGTCCATGTGTTCGTGGTTGGTGATAAATCTCATAGTCAGTCGAAACTGATCCATGGCATTTTCCATGATCTTCATATGAAGCTGAAGAAGGCTGGTTATGTTCTTAATAAGGGTTCGACTCTGGATGAGGATTTTTTGCAATAA